Genomic window ([Eubacterium] hominis):
AATCATATCCACCATTTACACATGCTGGAAGTTTTCCCTGAATATAATCCACAACCATCTGTACTAGATGATTACTTGAATTTCCATTTGGACCTAGGATACCGGAAGGATGAACGATCATTGTACATAAACCATTATTAGAAGCTTCTAATACAGCCTGACTTGCTTCAGCTTTGGTTTTCGCATAACCACCTTCTACGGAACTCTGGGAAAAGTGGTTTATTTCTTTAATTAAAGTTAAATTATTTTTCTCAGGTATTGCATGTACGGAACTGGTGTATAAAAACCTTTTCACATGGTATCGTTTGGATAATTCCAGCATATTTTTTGTGCCATTGACATTAACCTGATACAATTTAGGAGATACATGTGGTTGAATATTGATGATTCCAGCAGTATGTATCACATAGACTTCTTTATCTTCTATATTAGAAAATAAAGGTTCAAGACTGTCCATATCACAAACATCTCCTTTGATATAATGGACATTGTCATGATCAATACATGTTTCTTGTGGTAAAATAAGACCTCTGATTTCACATGCGGTATTTGGTAATAATGATATGATTGTATTTCCCAGATGACCGTTTGCGCCTGTGATGATGTATAAACGTTTCATAAAGCACACCACCTTTCTTGTTGTGGCTTCTTCACCTGCATTATAATGTGCAATTTCACAATGCGCAAGAGATGTGGCAGAATATGTAAAAATATCATAGAAATTTTCTATGACATAATTTACAGGAAATTGTAAAACTTTCAAATGTCTGTTTGAAATGTAATTATTTTCTTTGCATATTGTGATTGCTTTTTGTATACCCTGACTTTAGAAGTAAAATTGAAAAAATGATGCGAAATCATTTAATTTAACAACATTTGAATTTGTTCAGTGGTTAAATAGAAGGTATCGTTTATCCCTAGATAATTTAGATATCCAAAGAAAACGTCTGCTGTATTTTTTTGAGTTTATGCGTTATAATGTGATAACAAACGGAGGGTATGATATGAGGTATAGTTTTTATAATGATTACAGTGAAGGTACACATCCATCAATCTTTAAGGCTTTATACGAAAGCAATCGAATACAAAGTGTCAGATATATGGATGCCTATTGTGAAAGGATGAAAAAAGCCATAAAACAGATGTTGAAGTATGAGAATTGTGATATTCATTTCTTAGTTGACGTATTCAAAACAAAAAACAAAGCGTTGATTGGAGAAGCAGTTGTTGTATGAAACCTTCTACAATTACAGGCTTTTTAATTCGTTATCATCGCCTTAAACAAAATATTTCACAAGAAGGCTTATGTAAAGGCATTTGTGTTGTATCTTATCTTTCAAAGATCGAACAGGGAGTTGTATGTGCCAGTGATGAGATCATTCATCAGCTCTTCCACGCTTTAAAGCTAACATATCATGATGAAGCTGACTTTTTAGCGCAAGCCAAACAAACACTTTATGATTATTTTGAAAAACACTTTATGCAGGAAGAAAATATACAGGAGGCTAAAGATATACAAAAACATAGAGAAGAATTGTTATGTTCTCCTTTATGTGTCGAAACTTTATTGGCATGTGCGTTTATGAAGTTTATTGTTCACCATTTTGATTCTACCGCAATTGAGAAAGAACAACAGGAGCTTACGGTATTTGAACCTATGATGAGTGATGAACAGCATTTTTTGTATCATTATGTGTGTTCCATTCATCCCGATTTTGAAACCCGCTTGATGCATTTAAAAAAAGCAGGGAATTATATCAGCTGCAGTCCACAGCGCTATATGCTGGGTTATCGTTACTATGAAAAAGGATTTCATGATGAAGCATTGGAATATATGAATCAAGCGTATAGCCTAGCCTGTGAAGAAGGCAACGTGCATGTTATGATGGATGCTGTCTTGATCATCGGTAATTGTTATTGTAATAATTATAATGAAAAACTGATGTGTCATTATTACCGTATTGCCGATCGAATCGCACGCTCGTTAAAAAAGCAGGATATCCATTACACTATACAATACAATCTTGGCAGTACCTATCTGCAATGGAAACAATATGATAAAGCAAAGGCATATTTATTGGCTTCTCTTCATAATGAAATTTTTGATCAGATTCTAACCTATCAAAAACTTGCCCTTGTAAGCTTTGAATTAAACGAACATATGGAAATGAAGCATTATCTTGAACAAGCAGACCAATTGATCGATAAAGAACCTTCACTTTCCGATATGAATGATTTTGTACATTGTTATTGCAGTAACAATATCCAAGAGGAACATTATTTGAAGCTGTTAGAAAAACTCAGCAGTGATACAAGCTTTCCATATGGCTTTCAAAAGTTTTATGCGCTGTATCTTTTTGAGGCTTATATGAAAAGACGACGATATAAAGATGCATTGGCACTCTCTGTAAAATTTCGTTTTGATTTTCCTGATAAATGCTGATTTATATGATTAAACCCTTATATTTGGTATAGATTTTCTCAAATATAAGGGGTTTTTATTTGCTTATATCTTTTGTACAATAAATAACAGAAGGAGGTGGTTTTATGAAACATACCTTATGGACATTTGATTTTACCATAATCACACTGGGAACCATTATATCTGCCATTGGCTCAGTGGCCATGAATTTTGCCTTATCCTTGGTGGTATTTGATCAAACATCATCCACCTTAGCAACCGGTATCTTTGCGGCAGTGTCCTTTTTACCATCCACGCTGATTCCGTTATTGTGTGCACCATATGTAGATACCCATATACGAAAGCATATCATCGTACGACTTGACGCTGTAAGTGGTTTGCTTTATTTAATCTTTAGCTATTACTTGCTACATCACACTTTTTCTTATTCCGTGTATATGATATTTTCATTGGTGATTGGCTCCATTGGTGCCGTTTATAATCTTGCGTATACCTCTCTTTATCCAGAACTTATTACCAAAGGTTTTATGCAAAAGGGATATTCGATATCCTCCATTATTTATCCATCCATTACTGCCATTATGGCACCTGTCGCATCCTTTATGTATGTGAAATATGGTATTATCAGCATATGTTTATTAGAAGGTGTGCTGTTACTTTGTGCCTCTTTTGGAGAGCATTTCATTCGCTATGAAGAACAACGTACCAAAACCTCATCCTTTTCATTTGTTGCTTATGGCAAAGAAATCAAAGAAGGTTTAGACTATGTAAAAAAAGAAAAGGGAATAAAAAACATTTATTCTTATATGGCGTTAACAAATGGCAGTGGAGAAGGAATTTCCTTAATGACAATGGCAATGTTTCAATCTGATGCGAGCCTATCGACGACGATGTATGGCTTTTTATCCACAGCGGAGATGATTGGACGTTTCTGTGGTTCCATCTTTCATTATTTTGTAAAGATACCCTATGAAAAACGCTATAAAATCGCAGTAAGTGTCTATGTGACATATGAAGGATTGGATATGATACTGTTGTTTATTGCTTATCCACTCATGTTGATCAATCGCTTTATTGCCGGCTTTTTAGGTATTAATTCTTTAAATATTCGTGAATCCAGTACCCAAAATTATATTCCATCTCATATGCGAGCCAGAGTGAATGCCTTCTTTTCTGTCATCGTCGCTATCGTAACGATTTTCACGAAACTTATCGCCGGTGTGTTAGGAGAATTTGTGGAGTATCGCTATGTTGCTTTATGTTTTGCGATACTGTCTATGGTCGCAATCTTTTACATTGTAGTGCGTAATAAAAAACATATTGCACCAATTTATAATAAAGATATTTAAATTTGTTGAAGATCATAAAACTTTTCTTGCTGTGGTTCAATTTCACAATGCGCAAGAGATGTGGCAGAATATGTAAAAATATCATAGAAATTTTCTATGACAGAATTTACAATAAATTGTAAAACTTTCAAATGTCTACTTGAAATGTAATTATTTTCTTTGCATATTGTGATTGCTTTTCGTATACCGGCTGAGTATAATATTAGGGTATTGAAATGGGAAAGCAATCGTTCTTGGTTGAGGCAGGAGAAATATATGTTTAACTTTTTGAAAAAACCGATGGATAAAAAGAGCTTTATCTATAGTCCGGTAAGAGGGAAATTGAAAGATTTGTCAGAAGTTGATGACGAGGTATTTCGCAGCGAAAAGATGGGGAAAACAGTGGCGATAGAACCATTGGAAAATACGATTTATGCACCTGTGAATGGTGTTGTGAAAGGTATTTTTCCAACATGTCAGTCCATTAGTATCGTATCTGACAGCGGGCAGAATATTCTTCTGCATATCGGTGTGAATACACATTTATTAAATGGAACAGGTTTTATCAGTCATATACATAAGGATGATAAGATTACAGTAGGAAAACGTATGTTAGAAATTGATCGTGAAATGATGCTTTCTAACGATTATGACCCTACAATCTTGTTGATTATCACAAACAGTTCTGATTATCAGGATATCAAAGTTTTAAAGGATAATCTGGTACAGGTAAAAGATGAATTGATTTTAATAGAAGGATAAAGAAAAAGTGCATTCATGTTGGATGCACTTTTTGTTAGGCTTATTTTGCGATTAAATGGAAATTAGAAATATCTAAATAATTCATAATACTATTTACTGCGCCACCTAATAAGATTGACTTTTCTTTTAATTGTGACATTAGAGATAAAAATGCTTACAAAGACTTATTTACGCTTCTGTAGTGGACAGTGTATAGTCTAATATTATTGCCGTTGAAGTTAGAGCCTTTTACCTACTGTTTAATAAATTTTTTATTACTATACTTGTGAAGGTAAATTTAGATTGCACGTCATAAATATTCGTTTTATAATACATATGAGAAGAATGAATGATTTAAAAAGATGATATCACAAACTAAAACATAAAGAGGATTCTTTAAGATTTTTGTAATGTTTTTGTGGCTCTTTTTTCTTTGATTTTATTTAGCAGGTGTTTCCAATTCGGCATATATTCTCCTTCCTTCTCTTGACGAATTTTATCTGCTTTTTTACGTTGTTGACTATCTTTGTTTTGTACCCAACTTTTAACAAAACGTAAATATTCTCTTGGATTTCCTAAACTAAAGTCACCATGTGTAAAATTCATAAGCATGAAAATTTCTGCATTGGATAACTTGCTTTTTAATAAATCTGCACTTTTTTTCATTGCTTTTTTTTCTCGCTGACCTACCAGGATAGCTACTTTGGCAGTGACATCTTTTAATTCTTGACTCGCCAAATTATAGGCGCTGTGAGCATCCAATACACGTTTAATATTATCTTTTGACATGCATTTATAGTTTTTATAATAGTCTTCAAAAGCGAAGTCATCATTAAAAATTGTATAATACATAAATTTATTAAACCATTTCTGTTTTGCAAGTTTATTTGCATAAACACTAGCATAAGCACTCCAATTTTTGATTCTAGTTGGTTTTACCATGGTACTTTCAATCATTGCATATTCGCAGAGATTAGGGCGCTTTGATAGCATTTGTATAGCGATTTGCCCACCTAATGAAAATCCAGATAAAACTTGGATATGACCTTGAAAATGTTCGTCAATATAGTCTAGAATTTTATTTGCGCATGTATCAATATCAATAAATTTTTCATCAGCTGCAACATCATGCCCATCAAGGATAGGAAGCACAACCTGAAAGTCTTTTTTTAATTCTTTTATTTCTTCTTTGAAACTAAAGGCCGATAGACATTCTCCATGAATGTAGACGAAAACAGGCTTGTTTTTATTTGAATAGGTTTTAAATTTCATGATAATCACACTCTCTTTACTTTTTCATTATACACACAAATAATATAAAAGAATAGAGGTGCGATGTTGTAATATGTTGCAAAATGTTCTGCAATATATTACTCTTTCCATAATCAAAGTTTACCAATATTATAAAATTGGATGAAAGGCAATTGTAACTTATAGAAAGGAAGTTGAGTATGAATAAACGTACACGCGAAATCGTCTTATGGCTTTTAGAAAAAAAGCAGTATCAACAAACGTGTAATATTGCAGAACTAATGAGGAAATTTAAAGTATCCGAACGAACTATACGTTATGATTTGGATGAAATCGTTGATTTTTTATTAGCTAATAAATGTCAACCATTACAGTTTAAAGATCATGGTCAAATTGAATTAAATGATGACTATGAAAAGATTGGCGCATTATTAGGTCAGAATGATTTTTATTCCTTTAAACTTTCTAAAGAAGAAAGAATAGATATGATTGCTTATCTTATCGTGAATACGAATGATCATATCACGCTTCAACAATTAGCAGATATTTTATTTGTATCACGCTCTACAATAATTCATGACCTAGATGATGTGCGAAGCATGATGAGTGACCATAACTTAGAGATTGTTTCACTTCGTAAGGGTTTGAGGGTTCATGGAAAAGAAAGTAGCCGCAGAATTTTGCTGATGTATTTATTACGAAAACCTTATATACAACAATATCGATTAGATGATGCAAATGCATCTATCTTTGAAGTACAGGATCTTGACATATTACGTGAAATTATAAAAGATGGAGAAATTGAAGGAAAAAGATTTCTTACAGATGGTTCCTTCGCGGATTTATTAAAATATTTAATGATTTCGATAGAACGTCATCACCACCATCAGTTTGTAGAAATAGATTACGCATTAAATCATTCGTCTATGCAAAACATGGCAAGTCATTTAATGGAGAAAATGGATAATTATTTTGGTTTAGAATATCGTCTACAAGAAGAATATTTACTAAGTGATATTTTATATAATTTACATTACTTATCAAGAAATGATACCGATGAAGCAATGATGCAAATTCAAGTTATATCAAAGCAATTCATTGATGCTCTCGCCAAAGATCTTAATGTCAATTTAACTAATGATTTTCAATTTTATCAAAATTTAACAAATCATTTACAGTCTACATTTAAAGATATTGATATGGGTTATGCAAACGAGATAGAATTGTTAGACGAAGTTGTTAAGAAAAACCGTTTAGTAGTGGAAGCAATAGAAAAAAACATTACTCCGTTAGAACGATATGTAAATCGAAAAATTAATAAAGATGAGATAGCGTATATCACCATACATGTATGTGCTGCTATCGAACGAAATAAATATCAAGGACAGCAATTCACAATCCTTTTGGTTTGTAATTCTGGTGTTGGCACCAGTCAACTATTGTTATCACGATTGAAAAAATATTTTCAATTTTATGTGGCAGATGTACTACCAGTTCATGCTTTAATGACTTATGATATTACTGGAATTGATTTGATTATTTCAACGGTTCCAATTAAAGAAGAAAGATGTGACTCCATTATTTTACATCCTTATTTAACAGATGAAGATTGTATTTTACTTGGTGAGAAATTAGAAGTAATGAAGTCAAAATTAAATCGTGTAAATACCAACCCAAGTTTTCAGCGTTTACAAACGATGATTGCGAATTCCATTGCGAAAAGTCCTTTGGATAAGGATGAAATCTATAAAAACATCATTAAAGATCTATCCTCACATTTCTTTCCGATTGCCCCAAGCGATAAGGCAACGCTGCGTGAATTGTTGAGTGCTCATATTCAGGTGGATGTAGAATGCAAGGATTGGAAGGAAGCAGTGGAAAAAAGTGCACTTCCATTACTGGAGGAAGGTTATCTTACAGAAGGTTATATCCAGCAGATGATACGCAATATTGAGCAGATGGGCCCTTATATCGTATTGGCACAAGGCTTTGCTTTACCACATGAAGCACCGGATATGGGCGGTAAGAAGCTGGGTATGAATCTTATACGTTTAAAAGAGCCGGTATCCTTTCATTCACAATTTTATGATCCGGTAGAATTTGTCTGTACCTTATCGACCATTGATAAGGATTCCCATTTAAAGGCAATGTTTCATCTAATGAATTTATTATCAAAAGTGGATTTTTGTGAAAATATCCGAAAGGTAAAAACAGCCGAAGAAATCTATCAGATTATTTATGAATATGAAGCAATTTTATAGTTATAAACAATACCCTATAAGAAGGGCACGAAAAAAGCGTGGCTCTTATAGGGTTTTCTTATACACTTTTCAACGTGATATGACGTTTGTTTAATTGTTCAAGCAGTGAGGCATTGGGATGTGCATCGCTGATGATGGTATAGGGAGCGTCTGTATGTATGGCAACAAAATCCTTTTTATAAAACTTAGAAGCGTCCAATAATACATATACTTCATTTACCTGATGAAATAACAGCTCTAACAGTTTGCTTTCTACCACACTGGAGGTATATAACTGTCCCTCCTCATCCATGCCATTTACACTGATGAATGCTTTGTCTAAGCGAAATTGACGAAGATTGTTTTCCGCAATCGCTCCTGTTAGTGTAAAGGCATTGCTTTTTAATTCACCACCCAGCATATAGATGGACAAACGTGGATCCTCATACAGGGTAGTGGCGATGTTGATGGCATCACTGACAATCACAAGCGGTATATAATGTAAAAGTGATTTGGCTAAGATTTGAATGGTTGAGCCACTGGCAAGAAAAATATGATCATTTGGTTTTAACAAGGTTTTGGCATAACCTGCAATCTGTTCTTTTTCTTTTGTGTATAGGGTTAAACGTTTTGTTAAAGGGGTATCCACATCGGCCACCTTTTTTTCAACAGCGATGGCACCCCCATGTGTCCGTATGATTTCCTTACGTCGTTCCATTTCCATAAAATCCCGTCGTATCGTCATTTCAACAATATCAAATTCACGACATAAGGTACTTGTATGGATCTCGCCTTTTTCTTTTAAGATGGCTAAGATCTTTGCTTGACGTTCTTGTTTTTTCATCGCTTCACCTTCTTCATGTTTAGTGTACCATATTCTTAGAATTTGCAAAGGAAAAATGTTCGTTTTAAACGTTTTCTATGTCGAAATATTCGATAAACAAACACTTTCCTACAAAAGTATTCCCATTTTCTTACGATTGCTCTATGATGAGTGTGCGAAACGAACATATTTAACAGGAGGTAGAACAATATGAAATGTGTTGCAGTAGGGGATATGTTTCTTGATGAAGAGGCATTTTCAAAGGTATTAAAACCATCGGGATTATTTTCTTCCTATCAAGGGTTTTCATGGAAAAAGGATCTGGATCGTACATCGACCAGAACACTGATACGCAATATTGAAACCTTGGGAAGTGAGGCATATACGATTGAGGGAGAGTTAAAAGAAGCGATACTGGATGCCGATGTGATCTTTATTCATATGTGTCCGATTGGAAAAGACATCATCAAAAACGCGTCGCATTTAAAGTATATCGTGAGTGCAAGAGGCGGTGTTGAAAATATCGCAGTGAAAGAAGCTCAGGAAAAGGGCATTAAGATCATTCATTGTCCGATGCATAATGCCTTCGCTGTCGCAGAGCTTACCATCGGCTTAATGATTTGTGAAACCCGCAACGTTGCACGTGCGAATTATGCGTTAAAGAATGGCGAATGGCGCGAACAATATCCAAATACCGGACATATTTTAGAGCTAAGAAGCATGTGTGTGGGACTGATCGGTTTTGGCGCAATCGGCCGTTTGGTCGCACAGCGTTTAAAGGTGTTTGGCAGCCGTATCTTGATTTACGATCCCTTTGTTGCAAAGGAAGAAATTGAAGCATTGGGTTATGAGGCTGTAGATAAAGATACATTATTAAAAGAAAGTGATATTGTATCCTTGCATGGACGTATCGGACCCAATGATCCACCGTTGATTGCGAAAGCTGAATTGGAAAAGATGAAACCAAGTGCGTATTTGATCAATACAGCACGTGCGGTGTTAGTGAATATGGAGGATTTAGAGGAAGCATTGATCCATAAAACGATTGCCGGAGCGGCCATTGATGTATTCCCTAAAGAACCCCTTACCAAAGAGGACCGTATTACATCGATCGATGCATGTACGTTAACCAATCATCGCGGCGGAGATACATTAGATTCTTATAATCGAAGTCCGGAATTATTATTAGAACAATTGAAAGAAGTCTTAGAAACTGGTAAGACCAAATATATGAAATAGGAGGAAATGAAAATGAAGGTATTAGACGCACCGTTTTTAAAAGCATATGTGGATATGGCAGATCATGGGGATCAATTAGGATGGCATGAGCGTAATGGGGGTAATTTTACCTATTGGTTAACAAAAGAAGAAGCAGAATCCATACAAGAAAATCTAAGCTATGAAGATCCTTGGAAAGATATTGGTACAGAAGTACCTTATTTAGCAAATGAATATTTCTTGATATCAGGTACCGGGCGATATTTCCATAACATGAAAAAAGATCCGGCCAATACTGCCGGTATCATTCAACTGGATGAAGTAGGAAAACGTTATCGTATCTGTTGGGGATTAACAGAAAATGGGCGACCTACCAGTGAACTGCCGACACATCTGATGAATATGGAAGTAAAAGCACGCATGACAAACAATCAAAACCGTGTGATCTATCATTGCCATTGTCCCAATATCATCGCATTGACGTTTATTCTTCCTTTAAAGAGCGAGATATTTACAAGAGAGCTTTGGGAAATGATGACAGAATGTCCGATCATCTTCCCACAAGGACTCGGTGTGGTGGAATGGATGGTACCGGGAGGAAGAGAAATCGCAATCGTTACCAGCAAGTTGATGGAACAATATGATGCGATCATATGGGCACATCATGGTATGTTTGTGAGCGGTATGGATTTTGATTCTACCTTTGGGTTAATGCATACGATTGAAAAAAGTGCAGAAATGTGGATCAAGGTGCATTCCTGTGTATCAAAAAAACAACAAACGATATCAGTGGAAGGCTTTAAAGAATTAGCCAAAGCATTCAATGTATCATTGGATGAACGTTTTCTGTATGAAAAATAAAAGCACAGGATGCTTATCAAATAGCATATAGAATGATAAGAAAGATCGTATTTTCGATCTTTTTTTTGTAGAGTGTACTTTTTGCAAAAAGTTTTGCAAAGGATTGTTCGTATAAATTTCTGCATGATTTTATGCAAAGCTTTACTCTTTTATGAACCTATAATTTGATTTAAACTGTAAGTGGATAGAAAAGAACCCATAAATTTATGGTACTAGTGTAAAGGAGTAGAGATATGATTTGGGAACATTTAGATAAGAAACTAATTAAGTTGCATCAAGAAGCTTCTTCTCCAGGCGAGGTATTTGAAAAACTAGGAGAGTGTTTCATTGAAGAAGGTTACACTAAAGAAGACTATGTTGATGCTCTGAAAGAAAGAGAAGCACAATTTCCAACAGGATTAGACATTAATGGATTTGGTGTTGCAATTCCTCATACCGATGCAATGTATGTTCTGCGCGAAACAGAAGGGATTATGACACTAAAAGAACCTGTAAGATTTACACAAATGGGAAGTGATGATACGCCAGTTGATGTAAAGGTTGTATTTATGTTAGCGATAGAAAACCCGCAAACGCATATAAAAAAATTACAACAGATTTTGCGTATCATTCAAGATGATAAAGTTCTAGAAAAAGTCTATCTAGCAGAAACACAGGACGATGTCATCAATATTATTAAACAGAAAGAGATAGAAATAGGAGGAGAAACATTATGAAAACAGTAAACATTTTATCTATCTGTGGATCAGGAACAGTTACAAGCAGTATGGTGGCTGCAAAATTGAAAGAACACTTAGCATCACAAGGTTATCAGGTTAGCGCAACGGAAGCGAAACCAACAGAAGCTTTAAATTTAGCACAATCAGGACGTTTTGACATTATTGCTCACACCAGTCCATTACCTAAAGGCGATTATGGTATTCCTTGTGTTAATGCATTTGCTTGTATCACAGGAATGGGTGAAGATAAATTCTTTGAAGATTTTGCAAATGCTCTTGAATCAATTGGAAAATAGAAAATAAAAAAAATAGGGAATAATGAATTAGAAAAGGAGAAAACAAAATGTTTATACTAGAATTTTTAAAATCGATGATTGACAACTTTGGAGCAGCTATCATCGTTCCATTTATAATCGGAATTATTGCATTATTCTTCCGCGTGAAACCACAAAAAGCGTTTTTAAGTGCATTATATGCGGGCGTATCACTAGAAGGAATAAACTTAATGGTAGGGGCATTTACACCAATCATTACTCCTCTTGTAAAAAATATGGCAGATGCTATGGTAAATATTACAGGGGTGAATTTGAATGTGTTTGATGTTGGTTGGCAAGCAACAAGTCTTGTAGCTTTCTCAACTAGTGCAGGTATGATTTATTTAGGTCTTGGTATCGTATTACAGACAGTATTGTTCTTGGTAAAATGGACAAAGTGCTTCCAGCCATCTGATTTGTGGAATAACTATTCTTATATGGTATGGGGTGCTATGGTTATCTTTGCGACAAATAACTTCGTACTTGGTATTGCATGTATGGTATTGTTAAATCTATACTCTTTACTTATTTCCGATATGCTTGCGAAACGTTGGTCTACATATTATCAGTATCCAAACTGTACAATTATCGCCATGCATAACATTGAACCGGGCATCTTTGCGATTATCTTTGACCCAATCTTAAATGCCATTGGTTTAAATAAATTAAAACTAAATCCACAAACAATTCAAAATAAAATTGGCTTCTTAGGAGAACCAATGACAATTGGATTTATTCTTGGAGGTATCATTGGTGTTTTAGGTAACTTATCAAACTTAGGTAGTATGAGTGGATGGGGCTCTGTATTTACAGCTGCAGTAGCAACTGCTGCAATTATGGCAATTTTCCCTAAAATTACTGGATTCTTTGCACAGGCATTTGCACCTATTACAGAAGGCGCACGTAAATTTATGGGTAATACTGGTGATCGTGAATGGTATATTGCAGTAAATGATGCGGTAGGTTATGGTGAACCAGCAACTCTTACATGTGGTTTATTGTTA
Coding sequences:
- a CDS encoding 2-hydroxyacid dehydrogenase → MKCVAVGDMFLDEEAFSKVLKPSGLFSSYQGFSWKKDLDRTSTRTLIRNIETLGSEAYTIEGELKEAILDADVIFIHMCPIGKDIIKNASHLKYIVSARGGVENIAVKEAQEKGIKIIHCPMHNAFAVAELTIGLMICETRNVARANYALKNGEWREQYPNTGHILELRSMCVGLIGFGAIGRLVAQRLKVFGSRILIYDPFVAKEEIEALGYEAVDKDTLLKESDIVSLHGRIGPNDPPLIAKAELEKMKPSAYLINTARAVLVNMEDLEEALIHKTIAGAAIDVFPKEPLTKEDRITSIDACTLTNHRGGDTLDSYNRSPELLLEQLKEVLETGKTKYMK
- the rhaD gene encoding rhamnulose-1-phosphate aldolase, which gives rise to MKVLDAPFLKAYVDMADHGDQLGWHERNGGNFTYWLTKEEAESIQENLSYEDPWKDIGTEVPYLANEYFLISGTGRYFHNMKKDPANTAGIIQLDEVGKRYRICWGLTENGRPTSELPTHLMNMEVKARMTNNQNRVIYHCHCPNIIALTFILPLKSEIFTRELWEMMTECPIIFPQGLGVVEWMVPGGREIAIVTSKLMEQYDAIIWAHHGMFVSGMDFDSTFGLMHTIEKSAEMWIKVHSCVSKKQQTISVEGFKELAKAFNVSLDERFLYEK
- a CDS encoding PTS sugar transporter subunit IIA, translating into MIWEHLDKKLIKLHQEASSPGEVFEKLGECFIEEGYTKEDYVDALKEREAQFPTGLDINGFGVAIPHTDAMYVLRETEGIMTLKEPVRFTQMGSDDTPVDVKVVFMLAIENPQTHIKKLQQILRIIQDDKVLEKVYLAETQDDVINIIKQKEIEIGGETL
- a CDS encoding PTS sugar transporter subunit IIB, giving the protein MKTVNILSICGSGTVTSSMVAAKLKEHLASQGYQVSATEAKPTEALNLAQSGRFDIIAHTSPLPKGDYGIPCVNAFACITGMGEDKFFEDFANALESIGK
- a CDS encoding PTS galactitol transporter subunit IIC codes for the protein MFILEFLKSMIDNFGAAIIVPFIIGIIALFFRVKPQKAFLSALYAGVSLEGINLMVGAFTPIITPLVKNMADAMVNITGVNLNVFDVGWQATSLVAFSTSAGMIYLGLGIVLQTVLFLVKWTKCFQPSDLWNNYSYMVWGAMVIFATNNFVLGIACMVLLNLYSLLISDMLAKRWSTYYQYPNCTIIAMHNIEPGIFAIIFDPILNAIGLNKLKLNPQTIQNKIGFLGEPMTIGFILGGIIGVLGNLSNLGSMSGWGSVFTAAVATAAIMAIFPKITGFFAQAFAPITEGARKFMGNTGDREWYIAVNDAVGYGEPATLTCGLLLMPIMVLIAFFLPGNQTLPVVDLVAIPYMVEGLVAVFNGNMAKVIVTGMVWFSVGLLMCTYTAPLFTEVAKEAGYAIPAGAAMITSFNILGKPFMGLVFLAFLSGNPIFIGLAIVVYIVCYGAYRMKHKEVDEYLEKQALKNAELEV